Genomic window (candidate division KSB1 bacterium):
CTGTTCAGCTGCTCGATCTCCTCCAGGGGCACCACCGAATTGGTGAGCAAAGCGCGAGACACATCCGAGGGCGATGTCCACTGCTGTTCGCGCGAGAATCGGATAGCCAGACCCTCGGTGAGCCACCGCGGCAAAGGCCGAAAGTCGCTGGCGACAGCTACAAGGGCGTGGGCCACCTCATGCACGACGGTCCGGCTGAGATCCTGGCCGCTTGCACCCCAACGAGGAGAGGGGATATAGATGACCGGCCCCTGTGTCTCCAAGGTGGTGGCCCCCGCAGCCCACCGGGGCAGGCGACCGTGGGTCAACGACGCAAACTCCTCGGCGGAAGGCGCCATAATCAGGTGTAGCACAGGGAGATACGCCAAACCAAGCTCGTCGCTGATCTTGGAACAAGCCTCTTCGGCCTGCTGTAACACCGTAGCCGCGTTCCGCTGGTCCGCCTCCTCGTAGCGAACGACCACCTTTGCCCCTGAAATGGTCCGCCAGGTGGCTGTCTGTTCCTGACTCCAGCTGCTTAGGGGGAGGCATGCCAGCAGCAGCCACCACCCGGATCGAACACTGGGCCCCTGGGGTGGGTGCATGGGTCTCATCCCGGGGTTTCATTCTGTCACGGCGGCGTGCAAGTAGTCCCTGATCAAGGCCGCCATGGCGTCGAGTTGCCCTTTGAGCTTGCGCCGAGCACAGTCGCGGTGGACGCGAATGCAGTGGCTGGCCTTGCACGCAAAGGTCGGCTCTGCGCAGCCCTGCTCCTTCTGGTAGACAGCAGAAGGGACCATGCGCTGAGTGATATCTCGGTGCGAGAACGCCTTCCCTTTTGCCCTAATGCCAAACTCAACCGTGGTATCCCACAGGAAACGCTGCAGTGCTATGACCTGCCCGTCGTCCAGCTTGTCCACCAGGGTGCTCAGAGTGCGACCGTTGAAAAGAAGGTGCAGGGCGAGCAGCTTCATGCCTTCGGAAAGTGAGTTTTGGCCATGCTTCATTTCGGACAAGGGGTGCACCTGTGTTCAAATGGAGTAATCGGTTGTCCGTTCTGCAACCACATCTAAGAGCGTAGTGAATAGTTGGCGAACAGACGCCGGGTCGGGCGATTGAAAGAACAAGAACTTTGCATTGCTCGAAAGCCGAATCCCGCCCGCGTAGAAAGTGGAAGGTACGGGAGGAGGCGCGTCACCGGTGTCGGCGGCGACCAGCACGGGCGTTTGCCACGAACTACATAGATAGTCCACCAGACGTTGGGCCTGTTCCAGAGAAGCCCGCTCGTGCCAGCGGTAAGCTACCACCACACCGAGTGCACGCGGCAGAAGGAGTTCCCAACGGTAGCGCTCGGGTGGGGACTCTATTTGCATGCCGTAAACTTGCAGAGTCAAGTTGTCAGTAATGGGGAGGCGGCCAAAGCTCAGCGTGTCGCCGGCCCGCACCACCTCCGGGCACACGGCGCGAACTAGGCCCTCGGGCTCGTAATCCTTGGGCGTCACCACCGCGATTTCGCCATATCTCATCTTGTGTTATCCTTCCGCGCACCTTCACAGGCGGCACTCTATGTCAAGCGGGCGCGCGTCATCAGCAGCTCAGCGCGAGTGAGCAGGGGACCGGCGGCACGGGGTTGCTCGGCCGAGGCCAGCCCCATTTGCGTGCGTTCGCCGCTCCTAAACAGCTCTCCGACAGCCGCCAGCGGTGATCTGCTGGCCACGCTATGTGGTTGAAGCAGCGAGGAGCCCGCCCAACCTTCCGGTTTGACCTGTTCCACCCGCAGAAACCCTTTCTCCCACAAGCCGCGAAGGCATTTCGCCAGAGGCAAGGGATCACCGCTCATCTGTTCGAGCACCTCGGCAATGGGCTTCGGGGAGGCAAATTGCCCCAGCAGATTGCGACTCGCCTCGTCCAGCTCTGCCATTGCCTTGGGCGGGGCGTTGCATACCAACTCGGTTTCAAGGGGCGGGAGAACACTCAGCGCTTCGTCCCAATCCTCGGCGCGCGCCAGGGCGTTGGCTACTATCTCTCTAGTAGGGGTGGTAATGCGCTGCGGACGGTCTACAGGGGTGAAATCGGCCAAGAAGGTGCCTTCGCGCCACAGCAACAGCACCCTCATGGCCTCCTCGCCTGCCCGCTGTCCGAGCAGCGCATCAATAATCTCTCCGTCCCGGAGGTAGATAGCGCCGTGCTGACCGTTGCGGCGCAAGTGCAGGATGCCCGAACGTGAGGCCGCATGAAAAACCTCGATAAGGTCCACAGGGGACATGTCTCCCAATGAACCTGAGAATCCCTTTTCCATGTCCTCAGCACTCGGCAGGGGAAAGGAGGAGTGCACCTCATTGAGCAAGACTTCCAGGCGAGCCACAACCTCCTGAGGCAGATAGGGCTTGGGCACAAAATCATCTGGAAGTAGCTCAATGGCACGAATGCGGTCATCCAGGATGCGCTGATCCGCGATGATAATCACGGGTATACCGCTGGTGCGTGGCTCCTCACGGAGGGCGCGAAGCAACTCCTCACCACTCATCTTGGGCAGTTGCAGGCCAGTGATTATGGCGTCCGGGAGCTCTCGCGCGCAGACCTGCAATGCGTGTTCACCACTGTCCACCTGGCCCACCCGGCAGCCCCGCTGCAGGAGGAGGGTCTTCAACGGTCGCATTCCCTCCTGATCAGGGTCGACGAGCAAGATCTTTTTGCGCTCCAGCACCACGCCCGGTCTCCCTTCAGTCCTTGGTCACCGGTTCACCGGCCAGCACCGTCTGCGGATGCGGGAGACTGCCCTCGCCGGACAGCAATTGCTCCACCAGATGCTCTACCGACTCCCTGTCGCCCGGATCGCAGAGCGCAACGAGGTCGGAGGGAGGCAGGCCGAGGCGTTTCCGGAGCACCTCTGGGGCAATAGAGCCTTCTCCTACGTTCGTAGCAGCCACGATTGAGGGGAGCGCGGGAAGAGCCTGCCGCAGGGAGGAAATCAGGTACGCGTAGTAGTCATAAGCCTCCGCACGGGAGCCATCGATCACGATCACGCACCCGGAAAGCTCGAACGCCACAATCTTTGACAGGGCGCCAAAACGAGGGTCGGGCTCAAGGCCAAACACCTCCAGGCGTAGGCCATTGCTAAGGACAGCAGACCCGCGGTCGAGGGAGACATCACCAAAGTTCCGCAGGGTACGCACCCTGAAGTTTCCCCCGGTCAGGGTACTGATAATTTTTCTCCGGCCGGCACGCGCACTCCCGATGAAGATAATCCCGCGTCTCGGCCTGGGAGGTCCAGTCCTATCAAGCGGAGGCACTGCAGGCACCGCCACCGTGGGCGCGCTTTCGCTTGCCGATTCCCGGGCAGGAGCCACGACGCTTTTAGGGTGCGCTTCCGTGGCAGCGGTTGTCTGCTCCTCGATATCTGCCTTGAGGATACTGACCAAGTGGGGCTCGCGGAGAGCCTCAGGGCCAAAAGCTTCGCCTTCTTCCTCTTCTTCCCGCTCAGGTTGGTCTACGCGGCGCAAGAAACCCTGTCGGTACAGCTTGACCACCCGGTGCAATGCGGTGGCCAGGTCGTACCCTGATTCGTCCAGTATGGTTTCCAAAGTACGTTGGCCATCGAAAAGGGCGATGAACTTGTGTAGCTCCGGGCTCGGTTCCCGCCGGGACAGGATCTGGCGAAAGTTCTCCGTGGGGACCATAACCGCCTCCAAGCCGGGGAGCTGCCTTTCAAGAGCTTGGATCTCCTCGAGCCTGCGTGCCCCTTCTAGCAGGAGGCCGAGGGGGCTCAACGGCATGCCGTCAGGGGTCTCAATCTCCTCATAAGCGACGGTAAACCTGCCACGCCGCCAGGCGAGCATTTCAAAGAAGGCGCTCTCCCGCTTGTTGCTGGTGGTGGCTGCATGTACGACTGCTCCGCTGCGAACGATAACCTGGCCGCTCCGGCCCGAGGGCGTGGTGAGGCGAATGACTGCACTTTTCGCTTCCTGGGCCATCTGCAGGAGCAAGTCCAGCAATGGCACCTCTTCAAGATGGCCGCTTGGCCCCTTCTGTGCAGGCGTGCTCTGTTGGCGGCGTCGCAAGCGGGCCAGAACCATTTCCAGCCGGGCCACTACTTCCTTGACGTGCATCGGCTTGGCCAAAAAGTCCTTGGCCCCCAAGCTGAGTGCACGCACCCTGGTCTCCGGTTCCCCGGACTTGCTCAAGAAAACCACAGGAGTCCGGGCTGTGCGGGGGTCGCTCTCAATACGGTCGAGCAGCTCGGCCCCGTCTCCATCCGGCAGGACAAACTCCGAGAGCACCAGGTCTGGCTTGACCTCTGCGACCTTTGTCAGGGCCTCGCCGGCACTCCCACAGGTGAAGACCTGGTAGCCCAAACCGGTAAGGTGCTCACGGAGAATGCGCACGTTCTCCGCGTGC
Coding sequences:
- a CDS encoding response regulator — encoded protein: MTGVEEETRTLLLVDPHAENVRILREHLTGLGYQVFTCGSAGEALTKVAEVKPDLVLSEFVLPDGDGAELLDRIESDPRTARTPVVFLSKSGEPETRVRALSLGAKDFLAKPMHVKEVVARLEMVLARLRRRQQSTPAQKGPSGHLEEVPLLDLLLQMAQEAKSAVIRLTTPSGRSGQVIVRSGAVVHAATTSNKRESAFFEMLAWRRGRFTVAYEEIETPDGMPLSPLGLLLEGARRLEEIQALERQLPGLEAVMVPTENFRQILSRREPSPELHKFIALFDGQRTLETILDESGYDLATALHRVVKLYRQGFLRRVDQPEREEEEEGEAFGPEALREPHLVSILKADIEEQTTAATEAHPKSVVAPARESASESAPTVAVPAVPPLDRTGPPRPRRGIIFIGSARAGRRKIISTLTGGNFRVRTLRNFGDVSLDRGSAVLSNGLRLEVFGLEPDPRFGALSKIVAFELSGCVIVIDGSRAEAYDYYAYLISSLRQALPALPSIVAATNVGEGSIAPEVLRKRLGLPPSDLVALCDPGDRESVEHLVEQLLSGEGSLPHPQTVLAGEPVTKD
- a CDS encoding peptidase MA family metallohydrolase, producing the protein MHPPQGPSVRSGWWLLLACLPLSSWSQEQTATWRTISGAKVVVRYEEADQRNAATVLQQAEEACSKISDELGLAYLPVLHLIMAPSAEEFASLTHGRLPRWAAGATTLETQGPVIYIPSPRWGASGQDLSRTVVHEVAHALVAVASDFRPLPRWLTEGLAIRFSREQQWTSPSDVSRALLTNSVVPLEEIEQLNSFPEQKARLAYQESFLAVDYLVQTYGLDAMRIILASAAKGQDIDVAFERAIDRDTWEFQQEWLNFVRKRYRWAFLAELDWPLWVLILALAGAAFVAVRLRTRKTVRAWEQEAKEQEDLQPWESE
- a CDS encoding response regulator; protein product: MVLERKKILLVDPDQEGMRPLKTLLLQRGCRVGQVDSGEHALQVCARELPDAIITGLQLPKMSGEELLRALREEPRTSGIPVIIIADQRILDDRIRAIELLPDDFVPKPYLPQEVVARLEVLLNEVHSSFPLPSAEDMEKGFSGSLGDMSPVDLIEVFHAASRSGILHLRRNGQHGAIYLRDGEIIDALLGQRAGEEAMRVLLLWREGTFLADFTPVDRPQRITTPTREIVANALARAEDWDEALSVLPPLETELVCNAPPKAMAELDEASRNLLGQFASPKPIAEVLEQMSGDPLPLAKCLRGLWEKGFLRVEQVKPEGWAGSSLLQPHSVASRSPLAAVGELFRSGERTQMGLASAEQPRAAGPLLTRAELLMTRARLT